Proteins found in one Plodia interpunctella isolate USDA-ARS_2022_Savannah chromosome 24, ilPloInte3.2, whole genome shotgun sequence genomic segment:
- the LOC128680650 gene encoding uncharacterized protein LOC128680650 has product MKLNLFKRSMIFATFFGSCLCIALIVASLGTTHWIDARAKRTSNPLESEGRISFGLFEGHKELNFGYGWRNHDFSVKAGNHPARRWAWCGTAAQLGAALASAAGACALAALGSAARSRCSPRPLLVGNSLAVLFTLGAISVWLTEYFLRLQHNVMSAEDLANTWASSGMADLGLSFWLVVGASVTAFVNDVCILIAMADGRDIDTIAPALEEKVNGAIMLY; this is encoded by the exons ATGAAGCTCAATTTGTTTAAGCGGTCGATGATTTTCGCGACTTTCTTCGGTTCGTGTTTGTGTATTGCGTTGATTGTCGCGTCGTTAGGAACTACACATTGGATTGATGCAAGGGCTAAAAGAACTTCGAACCCTCTCGAGTCAGAGGGCAGGATCAGTTTTGGATTATTCGAAGGTCACAAAGAGCTGAATTTTGGTTACGGGTGGAGGAACCATGATTTTAGCg ttaaagCTGGCAACCACCCCGCGCGGCGTTGGGCGTGGTGCGGAACGGCCGCGCAGCTCGGCGCAGCGCTGGCGTCGGCCGCCGGCGCGTGCGCGCTCGCCGCGCTCGGCTCGGCCGCGCGCTCGCGGTGCTCGCCGCGTCCGCTGCTGGTCGGAAACTCTCTAGCtg tgcTATTTACCTTGGGAGCGATATCGGTGTGGCTGACAGAATACTTCTTACGGCTGCAACACAACGTCATGTCCGCCGAGGACCTGGCCAATACCTGGGCTTCTAGCGGTATGGCTGACTTGGGTCTCTCGTTTTG GTTGGTAGTTGGTGCGTCAGTCACAGCGTTTGTAAACGACGTGTGTATATTGATCGCGATGGCCGACGGCCGGGACATAGACACTATCGCTCCAGCTTTAGAGGAGAAAGTGAATGGAGCTATCATGTTGTATTAA